A window of the Sabethes cyaneus chromosome 1, idSabCyanKW18_F2, whole genome shotgun sequence genome harbors these coding sequences:
- the LOC128735656 gene encoding uncharacterized protein LOC128735656 isoform X2 yields MAENNVSDDANNSTDLFSAVLYVTDSDATNSERTYNGSQNELFQHIINTSNNSFKPDESITENIEKTSWSIIDNSQINGTHETVQQPTNKLVNNSETNNHGSQVFDSTNYSSLPKQAIHLDLIQSAYTQTDLSSIEAPNSSLRNKSNSPVREKRCLTIRSDEVEIAARINVNIKLIKNSSSSESDLENAVPDQKIISQDCGSSNNKKAFIDYNMMKILTKIYGDAWRSSKMINHCIPNNIETKARLRQHSG; encoded by the exons ATGGCTG AAAATAACGTTTCAGATGATGCTAATAATTCGACTGATTTATTCTCTGCAGTTCTTTATGTTACTGATTCTGATGCAACAAATAGTGAAAGAACGTATAACGGATCTCAAAACGAATTGTTTCAACATATAATAAACACTTCAAATAATAGCTTTAAACCTGATGAGTCAATTACAGAGAATATAGAAAAAACTTCTTGGTCAATCATAGATAATTCTCAAATAAACGGAACTCATGAAACTGTTCAGCAACCAACGAATAAACTAGTTAATAACAGTGAAACGAATAACCACGGATCTCAAGTTTTTGATTCAACCAATTATAGTTCTTTACCAAAACAAGCGATTCATTTGGATCTGATACAGTCTGCATATACGCAGACTGACCTTTCATCGATAGAAGCTCCAAATTCTAGTTTACGTAATAAAAGCAACAGCCCTGTCAGAGAGAAACGGTGTCTAACTATTCGAAGTGATGAAGTAGAAATTGCTGCGAGGATTAACGTCAACATTAAGCTGATCAAAAATAGTAGTTCATCAGAATCTGATTTGGAAAATGCAGTACCAGACCAAAAAATCATATCACAAGATTGCGGTTcatcaaacaataaaaaagcatTCATTGACTATAACATGATGAAAATACTTACGAAGATATATGGAGATGCCTGGAGATCGTCCAAAATGATAAACCATTGTATTCCAAATAACATAGAAACCAAAG ctcgccttagacaacacagtggatag
- the LOC128745874 gene encoding uncharacterized protein K02A2.6-like, giving the protein MSFSQENGQPQLQDADRQRIQQHPGQVPQQQQQPPFVPPPHPQQQQQSTDNLFAQMMHMMQQQQAQYQQQLNQLLLRQQQNEQRSEERFQQSEERHQAFLRTITSSINVQVPPNPEQILDSLAGNIKEFHYEVESNLTFASWYSRYDDLFAKDAFRLDDPAKKMTLNYERDSSQKIEEKHDVTLEQLSEESQRLDNLRHDNAMIETASGFGQVNAVKRHFRKRENLATKTDTSDSKNGKNKPKSPCWFCGSFHYTRYCTFKSHKCSDCGIIGHREGFCASAKSRRSSKNRKKYTVSSKIVTVNVCGVETRRFVPVSFPGGETQLQLDTASDITVIDKNIWRKIGSPALVPATVKAKTASGSVLPLAGEFCCDITIGNKTRNAVIRVTDKQLQLLGSDLVDSFGLWSVPMDTFCRQVSSSPVPINSLKKTFPKLFSEKLGLCQKTKINLELKEQCKPVFCPKRPVAYAMLDTVNQELDRLEQLNIISPVDYSEWAAPIVVVRKANGSIRICGDYSTGLNAALQPHQYPLPLPEDIFAKLANCKVFSQIDLSDAFLQVEIDEASRGLLTVNTHRGLYHYNRLPPGVKIAPGAFQQLIDTMLAGLKGTSGYMDDVAVGGENEEEHDRNLKAVLQRIEDFGFTIRAEKCSFRKRQIQYLGHVIDQKGLRPDPSKIEAITKLSPPTDVSGVRSFLGAINYYGKFVPNMRMLRYPLDNLLKSEAKFEWNQDCQQTFDNFKRILSSDLLLTHYNPKLDIIVTADASSIGLGATISHIFPDGSVKVVQHASRALTKAEQNYSQPDREGLAIIFAVTKFHKMLFGRHFRLQTDHAPLLRIFGSKKGIPVYTANRLQRFALTLLLYDFEIEYVATNKFGNADVLSRLIDQHAKPEEDYVIASIRLEDDIRSVASCSANTLPLSFRVVAQGTQSDPLLRKVFRYIRDGWPQSQLIEPELKRFQARQESLSLVDGCILFGERLVIPSQYRKQCLKQLHLGHPGIHRMKALSRSYVYWPSLDEEVQAYVKTCPHCASVARSPPHMDPVPWAKASGPWQRVHVDFAGPVEGEYYLIAVDSFSKWPEVVQTRRITAHATISILRGLFARLGMPEILVSDNGTQFTSAQFADFCMSNGIEHVRTAPFHPQSNGQAERFVDTFKRTVKKIQEGRGDIEEALDIFLLTYRSTPNRSLPESKSPSKVMFGRQIRTCLELLRPPPVRKPEPKAIPDKQPRCFSKSDLVYAKVYTRNCWKWAPGVVCQRLGDVMYNVWIENHRMLRSHINQLRSRTVTDSVPSQSANPVSSCKQKLALDVLLEGWNLPEPGLASLASLPDPAAPVSEPAATQSSGTLQTSTPQQAVSSPRPDQPQNPVLSPLSSIQSPSTSTSTSSASTEFESAVEADPVERVPRRSSRNRRPPKWFDPYHLY; this is encoded by the exons ATGTCATTCTCCCAGGAAAACGGCCAGCCGCAGCTCCAAGATGCGGACCGTCAGCGGATCCAGCAACATCCCGGACAGGTCcctcaacagcagcagcaaccaccgTTCGTACCTCCTCCGCAcccgcagcaacagcagcagtccACAGATAACCTCTTCGCACAGATGATGCACatgatgcagcagcagcaggcacaATATCAGCAGCAGTTGAACCAGCTTCTTCTCCGGCAACAGCAGAATGAACAGCGATCGGAAGAACGGTTCCAGCAGAGCGAAGAACGGCATCAGGCATTCCTTCGCACCATAACGTCATCAATAAATGTGCAAGTACCACCTAACCCCGAACAAATTTTGGACTCTCTTGCGGGGAACATCAAAGAGTTTCATTATGAAGTAGAAAGCAATCTCACTTTCGCTAGTTGGTATTCGCGCTACGATGATCTCTTTGCGAAAGACGCCTTTCGTTTAGATGACCCAGCCAAA AAAATGACGCTGAACTACGAACGCGACTCCTCTCAAAAAATCGAGGAAAAACATGACGTCACTCTAGAACAGTTGTCGGAGGAAAGCCAGCGATTAGACAACCTTCGACACGATAACGCAATGATCGAGACTGCTTCTGGTTTCGGTCAAGTCAATGCAGTGAAACGTCATTTCAGGAAACGAGAAAATCTGGCAACCAAAACCGATACAAGTGATAgcaaaaacggcaaaaacaaACCCAAATCACCGTGTTGGTTTTGTGGCTCGTTTCATTACACTCGCTATTGCACGTTTAAGAGTCATAAATGTTCCGATTGTGGCATAATCGGGCATCGGGAAGGATTCTGTGCAAGTGCGAAGTCGCGAAGATCATCAAAGAATCGGAAAAAGTATACAGTATCCAGCAAAATTGTAACAGTGAATGTTTGTGGTGTCGAAACACGCAGATTTGTTCCAGTATCGTTCCCCGGCGGTGAGACGCAGTTGCAGCTTGATACAGCCTCCGACATAACAGTGatcgataaaaatatttggcggAAGATTGGAAGTCCAGCGTTAGTGCCAGCAACAGTGAAAGCTAAAACAGCTTCGGGAAGTGTTTTGCCTCTTGCGGGTGAATTTTGTTGTGACATTACTATTGGAAACAAAACCCGCAATGCAGTGATACGTGTGACAGATAAACAATTGCAACTTCTCGGATCTGATTTAGTGGACAGTTTCGGACTATGGTCAGTGCCGATGGATACATTTTGTCGTCAAGTATCCAGTTCCCCAGTACCTATTAATTCCCTGAAAAAAACATTCCCGAAGCTGTTCAGTGAAAAGCTTGGCCTGTGCCAAAAGACTAAAATAAACCTGGAACTGAAAGAACAGTGCAAACCAGTTTTCTGCCCGAAACGTCCTGTTGCGTATGCAATGCTAGACACTGTGAATCAAGAGCTCGATCGTCTCGAGCAATTGAATATCATTTCGCCGGTGGATTATTCGGAGTGGGCCGCTCCGATAGTGGTAGTGCGCAAGGCAAACGGTTCGATTAGGATCTGCGGAGACTATTCGACGGGACTGAATGCCGCCTTGCAACCTCATCAATACCCGCTTCCCCTTCCGGAGGATATTTTCGCCAAACTGGCTAACTGCAAAGTATTCAGCCAGATTGATCTCTCCGATGCTTTCCTGCAGGTGGAAATTGATGAAGCAAGCCGTGGTCTGTTAACGGTAAACACTCACCGTGGACTGTACCACTACAACCGCCTCCCACCAGGTGTGAAGATCGCTCCAGGAGCATTCCAGCAGCTCATCGACACGATGCTCGCCGGTCTCAAGGGAACAtccggctatatggacgacgtcGCAGTCGGTGGTGAAAACGAAGAGGAGCACGACCGTAATCTGAAAGCGGTCCTACAGCGCATTGAAGATTTCGGATTTACGATCCGAGCGGAAAAATGTTCATTCCGAAAACGTCAGATTCAGTATCTGGGCCACGTCATCGACCAAAAAGGGTTGCGCCCGGATCCATCGAAAATAGAAGCGATTACCAAGCTATCGCCTCCCACTGACGTCTCTGGCGTCCGCTCGTTCCTCGGTGCAATCAACTATTATGGAAAGTTTGTGCCGAACATGCGGATGTTGCGCTATCCTCTCGACAACCTGCTCAAGTCAGAAGCAAAATTCGAGTGGAATCAAGATTGTCAGCAAACATTCGACAATTTCAAACGAATTCTCTCGTCGGACCTGCTTCTCACCCACTACAATCCGAAGTTGGACATCATTGTGACAGCTGATGCTTCATCCATTGGCCTCGGAGCAACGATCAGCCACATTTTTCCAGATGGTTCAGTAAAAGTGGTGCAGCACGCTTCAAGAGCACTCACCAAGGCGGAACAAAACTACAGTCAGCCGGATCGCGAAGGTCTGGCCATTATATTTGCTGTCACCAAGTTCCACAAAATGCTGTTTGGTCGGCATTTCCGTCTGCAAACTGACCACGCTCCACTGCTGCGAATCTTCGGATCCAAGAAAGGCATTCCAGTCTACACTGCCAACAGACTTCAACGATTTGCCTTAACCCTACTACTGTATGACTTCGAGATCGAGTACGTGGCGACCAACAAGTTCGGTAACGCTGATGTCCTATCACGTCTCATCGATCAACATGCGAAACCAGAGGAAGACTACGTCATCGCCAGCATCCGCCTCGAAGACGATATCAGGTCTGTGGCCTCATGTTCAGCTAACACTCTTCCTCTCAGTTTCAGAGTCGTCGCACAGGGTACGCAGTCCGATCCACTCCTTCGCAAGGTTTTTCGGTACATCCGTGATGGTTGGCCACAATCGCAACTCATCGAACCGGAACTCAAGCGGTTCCAAGCCAGACAAGAATCGCTCAGCCTAGTGGACGGATGCATCCTGTTCGGAGAACGACTCGTTATTCCATCCCAGTACCGCAAGCAGTGCCTGAAACAACTACACCTCGGACATCCTGGCATCCACAGGATGAAGGCACTCTCCAGAAGCTATGTGTACTGGCCCTCGCTCGACGAAGAAGTACAGGCCTACGTCAAGACTTGCCCGCATTGTGCGTCCGTCGCGCGATCTCCTCCTCACATGGATCCTGTCCCATGGGCCAAAGCATCTGGTCCGTGGCAACGAGTGCATGTCGATTTCGCCGGTCCAGTCGAAGGCGAATATTatctcatcgccgtcgatagcTTCTCTAAGTGGCCTGAAGTGGTACAAACTCGACGTATTACTGCTCACGCTACTATCAGTATCCTGCGTGGATTATTTGCTCGTCTTGGGATGCCCGAAATTTTAGTATCGGACAATGGAACGCAGTTCACCAGTGCTCAGTTCGCCGATTTCTGTATGTCAAATGGAATCGAACACGTACGAACAGCCCCGTTCCATCCACAGTCGAACGGGCAAGCCGAACGATTCGTGGATACGTTCAAACGCACCGTCAAGAAAATTCAAGAGGGGAGAGGAGACATCGAAGAAGCTTTGGACATATTCTTGCTGACCTACCGGAGCACGCCAAACCGCTCTTTACCGGAAAGCAAATCACCATCTAAAGTCATGTTTGGACGTCAAATCCGAACGTGCCTCGAGTTGCTTCGTCCGCCACCAGTTCGGAAGCCGGAACCAAAAGCCATTCCGGACAAACAGCCAAGGTGCTTCAGTAAAAGCGATCTAGTCTACGCCAAGGTCTATACACGAAACTGTTGGAAATGGGCACCAGGTGTCGTGTGTCAACGCCTGGGAGACGTCATGTACAATGTGTGGATTGAGAATCACCGAATGCTACGTTCACACATCAATCAGTTACGAAGCCGAACCGTGACCGATTCAGTACCCAGCCAGTCAGCGAACCCAGTCAGCAGTTGCAAACAGAAGCTAGCCTTGGATGTTCTACTTGAAGGCTGGAACTTGCCAGAACCTGGTCTGGCCTCTCTAGCTTCACTTCCTGATCCAGCTGCGCCAGTATCCGAGCCAGCTGCTACACAATCGTCTGGAACATTGCAAACTTCTACACCACAGCAAGCAGTGTCTAGTCCGCGGCCTGACCAGCCGCAGAATCCGGTGTTGAGTCCGTTGTCGTCTATCCAGTCTCCATCAACGtcaacatcaacatcatcaGCTTCAACCGAATTTGAATCAGCAGTTGAGGCAGATCCGGTGGAAAGAGTTCCTCGGCGATCTTCCAGAAATCGAAGGCCGCCGAAGTGGTTCGACCCGTACCACCTTTATTAA